One Ochotona princeps isolate mOchPri1 chromosome 29, mOchPri1.hap1, whole genome shotgun sequence genomic region harbors:
- the EMID1 gene encoding EMI domain-containing protein 1 isoform X2: protein MAGRCRSLGQTLRGLHRQGETRGLHSGLACSSPDHAAPSLRFPILQHNLHPNHPQPRKRAHAQPSARTLGSGAHLAGLLAGAPQAPGAPSGLAAAAQGAGGRAEGPGGGRERALPPPARLLPLQTGLGASGAAGGAGGRGRRAGGGDGQGPRADGAGRSMGGPRAWALLCLGLLLPGGGAAWSVGGAAFSGRRNWCSYVVTRTVSCHVQNGTYLQRVLHNCPWPMSCPGSSYRTVVRPTYRVMYKTVTAREWKCCPGHSGVSCEEVAGSPELVEPAPWPGNSMRRMALRPTAFSGCLNCSRVLELTERLKVLEAKVAVLTISERAVPPTPAVLEGPAPLWGSPAAQGSPGGGGHQELPGAGQNLRAPVLPRDDRVGARGLPGPAGPKGDAGSRGPTGIRGPPGPQGPPGSPGQTGAAGTPGERGPPGLPGPPGPPGPPAPVGPPHARISQDGDPFLSNTFTETGSRWPQGPAGPPGAPGPIGPPGPPGPTGAPGSPGRVGPPGPTGPKGISGHPGEKGERGPRGEPGPQGSEGQRGDPGPKGDPGEKSHWGEGLHQLREALKILAERVLILETMIGLYEPELGSGAGPAGMGAPSLLRDKRGGHAASYRIVAPRSQNEKG from the exons atggcaggcaggtgcaggagcctggGGCAGACCCTGCGGGGTTTGCACAGACAGGGAGAAACCCGGGGTCTCCATTCAGGCCTAGCATGCTCCAGCCCTGACCACGCAGCCCCCAGCCTCCGTTTCCCCATATTGCAACATAACCTGCATCCTAACCACCCCCAGCCCCGCAAAAGGGCCCACGCACAGCCGAGTGCAAGGACGCTGGGCTCAGGTGCGCACCTGGCCGGCCTCCTGGCGGGGGCGCCCCAGGCCCCCGGGGCTCCTTCCGGGTTGGCAGCAGCGGCGCAGGGGGCGGGGGGCCGCGCCGAGGGGCCGGGCGGCGGCCGGGAACGCGCGCTCCCACCCCCCGCCCGCCTCCTGCCGCTGCAAACCGGGCTCGGCGCGTCCGGGGCGGCTGGCGGCGCGGGCGGGCGGGGACGCCGGGCTGGGGGCGGCGACGGGCAGGGGCCGCGCGCGGACGGCGCCGGGCGCAGCATGGGCGGCCCGCGGGCCTGGGCGCTGCTCTGCCTCGGGCTTCTGCTCCCGGGAGGTGGCGCCGCGTGGAGCGTCGGGGGAGCGGCGTTCTCGGGACGCAG gaactggtgctcctatgtgGTGACCCGCACCGTATCATGCCACGTGCAAAATGGTACCTACCTTCAGCGCGTGCTACACAACTGCCCCTGGCCCATGAGCTGCCCAGGGAGCAG CTACAGAACCGTGGTGAGACCTACGTATAGAGTGATGTACAAGACAGTGACAGCCCGCGAGTGGAAGTGCTGCCCGGGACACTCGGGGGTGAGCTGCGAGGAAG TTGCAGGCTCCCCTGAGCTCGTGGAGCCAGCCCCGTGGCCTGGCAACAGCATGAGACGGATGGCACTCCGGCCCACGGCCTTCTCAG ggTGTCTTAACTGCAGCCGAGTGTTGGAGTTGACTGAGCGACTGAAGGTGCTAGAAGCCAAG GTGGCCGTGCTGACCATCTCCGAGCGGGCAGTGCCCCCAACCCCGGCTGTCCTTGAAGGCCCTGCCCCACTCTGGGGCTCCCCAGCTGCCCAGGGCAGCCCTGGAGGTGGAGGCCACCAAG AGCTGCCAGGAGCTGGCCAGAACCTGAGGGCCCCAGTGCTTCCGCGAGATG ACCGAGTTGGTGCTCGGGGGCTGCCTGGCCCCGCCGGTCCCAAGGGAGATGCTGGCAGCCGGGGCCCAACAGGGATAAGAGGCCCTCCAG GTCCACAGGGTCCCCCGGGGAGCCCCGGCCAGACTGGAGCTGCAGGGACCCCTGGAGAAAGAGGCCCTCCAGGCCTGCCAGGCCCTCCCGGCCCTCCTGGGCCCCCAGCCCCTGTCGGGCCACCACATGCCCGCATCTCTCAGGATG GGGACCCATTCCTGTCTAACACCTTCACTGAGACGGGCAGCCGCTGGCCTCAGGGACCTGCTGGACCCCCAGGTGCCCCAGGACCCATTG GTCCCCCTGGACCTCCTGGCCCCACAGGTGCCCCCGGAAGTCCTGGACGCGTG GGACCCCCAGGCCCTACTGGACCCAAAGGGATCTCTGGCCACCCAGGCGAGAAGGGTGAGAGG GGACCTCGTGGAGAGCCTGGCCCCCAAGGCTCTGAGGGGCAGCGG GGTGACCCTGGCCCCAAGGGAGACCCTGGCGAGAAAAGCCACTGG GGAGAGGGATTGCACCAACTGCGCGAAGCTTTGAAGATTTTAGCTGAAAGGGTTTTaatcttggaaacaatgattgGCCTCTATG aaccagagctgggctccGGGGCAGGCCCTGCTGGCATGGGCGCCCCCAGCCTGCTTCGGGACAAGAGGGGAGGACATGCAGCCAGCTATCGGATCGTGGCCCCAAGGAGCCAGAATGAGAAGGGCTGA
- the RHBDD3 gene encoding rhomboid domain-containing protein 3: MYAREPAAGLPLRAFPLASSALMLLLSSLWLLGAGPSLTLAPELLLDPWQAHRLLTHALGHTALPSLLLSLLLLPTLGWQQECQLGTLRFLHASILLTLAAGLLAVLLAVLGLSTAGGCGYMPVHLAMLAGQGHDLRQPQGALPPWLWPWLLLALTPLLSSEPPFLQLLCGLLAGLAYAKGAFWWLELSEQRLQVLQESFLCRTLAGCWPLKLFPAPGGQTELPVTHPGGVRTAIPRPPYVVSPSAWPQGDNSALPPGLGAQQLPWESMEWARLGFSPEPSMWAALDEQMLQEGIQASLLDVPAQDLQGTFRLPKSSVSSLRLQQLERMGFPTEQAVMALAATGRVEGAVSLLVGGQVDTEALMTEGRTGSAYSMGIKPS, translated from the exons ATGTATGCCAGGGAACCCGCTGCTGGCCTCCCCCTGCGGGCGTTTCCCCTGGCCTCCTCAGCGCTCATGCTGCTCCTCAGCAGCCTCTGGCTGCTTGGGGCTGGCCCCAGCCTCACCCTGGCTCCGGAGTTGCTGCTGGACCCCTGGCAGG CGCATCGGCTGCTGACCCACGCCCTGGGCCACACGGCTCTGCCGAGCCTGCTTCTGAGCCTGCTGCTCCTGCCCAcgctgggctggcagcaggagtGCCAGCTGGGCACACTGCGGTTCCTGCACGCCTCTATCCTGCTCACACTGGCTGCCGGGCTGCTGGCTGTGTTGTTGGCAGTGCTGGGGCTGTCGACCGCCGGCGGCTGCGGGTACATGCCCGTCCACTTGGCCATGCTGGCGGGGCAAGGGCACGACCTCAGGCAGCCCCAAGGGGCACTGCCACCATGGCTATGGCCATGGCTACTGCTCGCCTTGACCCCGCTGCTCAGCTCTGAGCCGCCCTTCCTGCAGCTCCTCTGCGGTCTCCTGGCCGGCCTGGCCT ATGCCAAGGGGGCCTTCTGGTGGCTGGAGCTGTCGGAGCAGcggctgcaggtgctgcaggaaaGTTTCCTGTGCAGGACGCTGGCCGGCTGCTGGCCACTGAAGCTGTTCCCCGCGCCGGGTGGCCAGACTGAGCTGCCCGTCACCCACCCAGGCGGAGTGAG GACTGCCATCCCCAGACCTCCTTACGTGGTCTCCCCTAGTGCCTGGCCACAGGGTGACAACTCGGCCCTGCCGCCAGGACTGGGGGCTCAGCAGCTGCCCTGGGAGAGCATGGAGTGGGCCAGGCTCGGTTTCTCCCCTGAGCCTTCCATGTGGGCAGCCCTGGATGAGCAGATGTTACAAGAGGGCATCCAGGCCTCGCTCCTGGATGTGCCAGCCCAGGACCTCCAGGGCACATTCCGGTTGCCAAAGTCCTCAGTGTCGTCTCTAAG gttgcagcagctggagcgCATGGGGTTCCCCACAGAGCAGGCAGTGATGGCACTGGCGGCCACAGGCCGCGTGGAGGGGGCCGTGTCACTGCTGGTCGGAGGGCAGGTAGACACAGAGGCCCTAATGACAGAGGGCAGGACTGGCTCTGCCTACTCTATGGGCATCAAGCCCTCCTAG
- the EMID1 gene encoding EMI domain-containing protein 1 isoform X3, producing MAGRCRSLGQTLRGLHRQGETRGLHSGLACSSPDHAAPSLRFPILQHNLHPNHPQPRKRAHAQPSARTLGSGAHLAGLLAGAPQAPGAPSGLAAAAQGAGGRAEGPGGGRERALPPPARLLPLQTGLGASGAAGGAGGRGRRAGGGDGQGPRADGAGRSMGGPRAWALLCLGLLLPGGGAAWSVGGAAFSGRRNWCSYVVTRTVSCHVQNGTYLQRVLHNCPWPMSCPGSSYRTVVRPTYRVMYKTVTAREWKCCPGHSGVSCEEVAGSPELVEPAPWPGNSMRRMALRPTAFSALASPLPTGCLNCSRVLELTERLKVLEAKVAVLTISERAVPPTPAVLEGPAPLWGSPAAQGSPGGGGHQDRVGARGLPGPAGPKGDAGSRGPTGIRGPPGPQGPPGSPGQTGAAGTPGERGPPGLPGPPGPPGPPAPVGPPHARISQDGDPFLSNTFTETGSRWPQGPAGPPGAPGPIGPPGPPGPTGAPGSPGRVGPPGPTGPKGISGHPGEKGERGPRGEPGPQGSEGQRGDPGPKGDPGEKSHWGEGLHQLREALKILAERVLILETMIGLYEPELGSGAGPAGMGAPSLLRDKRGGHAASYRIVAPRSQNEKG from the exons atggcaggcaggtgcaggagcctggGGCAGACCCTGCGGGGTTTGCACAGACAGGGAGAAACCCGGGGTCTCCATTCAGGCCTAGCATGCTCCAGCCCTGACCACGCAGCCCCCAGCCTCCGTTTCCCCATATTGCAACATAACCTGCATCCTAACCACCCCCAGCCCCGCAAAAGGGCCCACGCACAGCCGAGTGCAAGGACGCTGGGCTCAGGTGCGCACCTGGCCGGCCTCCTGGCGGGGGCGCCCCAGGCCCCCGGGGCTCCTTCCGGGTTGGCAGCAGCGGCGCAGGGGGCGGGGGGCCGCGCCGAGGGGCCGGGCGGCGGCCGGGAACGCGCGCTCCCACCCCCCGCCCGCCTCCTGCCGCTGCAAACCGGGCTCGGCGCGTCCGGGGCGGCTGGCGGCGCGGGCGGGCGGGGACGCCGGGCTGGGGGCGGCGACGGGCAGGGGCCGCGCGCGGACGGCGCCGGGCGCAGCATGGGCGGCCCGCGGGCCTGGGCGCTGCTCTGCCTCGGGCTTCTGCTCCCGGGAGGTGGCGCCGCGTGGAGCGTCGGGGGAGCGGCGTTCTCGGGACGCAG gaactggtgctcctatgtgGTGACCCGCACCGTATCATGCCACGTGCAAAATGGTACCTACCTTCAGCGCGTGCTACACAACTGCCCCTGGCCCATGAGCTGCCCAGGGAGCAG CTACAGAACCGTGGTGAGACCTACGTATAGAGTGATGTACAAGACAGTGACAGCCCGCGAGTGGAAGTGCTGCCCGGGACACTCGGGGGTGAGCTGCGAGGAAG TTGCAGGCTCCCCTGAGCTCGTGGAGCCAGCCCCGTGGCCTGGCAACAGCATGAGACGGATGGCACTCCGGCCCACGGCCTTCTCAG ccctggcctcccctctccccacagggTGTCTTAACTGCAGCCGAGTGTTGGAGTTGACTGAGCGACTGAAGGTGCTAGAAGCCAAG GTGGCCGTGCTGACCATCTCCGAGCGGGCAGTGCCCCCAACCCCGGCTGTCCTTGAAGGCCCTGCCCCACTCTGGGGCTCCCCAGCTGCCCAGGGCAGCCCTGGAGGTGGAGGCCACCAAG ACCGAGTTGGTGCTCGGGGGCTGCCTGGCCCCGCCGGTCCCAAGGGAGATGCTGGCAGCCGGGGCCCAACAGGGATAAGAGGCCCTCCAG GTCCACAGGGTCCCCCGGGGAGCCCCGGCCAGACTGGAGCTGCAGGGACCCCTGGAGAAAGAGGCCCTCCAGGCCTGCCAGGCCCTCCCGGCCCTCCTGGGCCCCCAGCCCCTGTCGGGCCACCACATGCCCGCATCTCTCAGGATG GGGACCCATTCCTGTCTAACACCTTCACTGAGACGGGCAGCCGCTGGCCTCAGGGACCTGCTGGACCCCCAGGTGCCCCAGGACCCATTG GTCCCCCTGGACCTCCTGGCCCCACAGGTGCCCCCGGAAGTCCTGGACGCGTG GGACCCCCAGGCCCTACTGGACCCAAAGGGATCTCTGGCCACCCAGGCGAGAAGGGTGAGAGG GGACCTCGTGGAGAGCCTGGCCCCCAAGGCTCTGAGGGGCAGCGG GGTGACCCTGGCCCCAAGGGAGACCCTGGCGAGAAAAGCCACTGG GGAGAGGGATTGCACCAACTGCGCGAAGCTTTGAAGATTTTAGCTGAAAGGGTTTTaatcttggaaacaatgattgGCCTCTATG aaccagagctgggctccGGGGCAGGCCCTGCTGGCATGGGCGCCCCCAGCCTGCTTCGGGACAAGAGGGGAGGACATGCAGCCAGCTATCGGATCGTGGCCCCAAGGAGCCAGAATGAGAAGGGCTGA
- the EMID1 gene encoding EMI domain-containing protein 1 isoform X4 — protein MAGRCRSLGQTLRGLHRQGETRGLHSGLACSSPDHAAPSLRFPILQHNLHPNHPQPRKRAHAQPSARTLGSGAHLAGLLAGAPQAPGAPSGLAAAAQGAGGRAEGPGGGRERALPPPARLLPLQTGLGASGAAGGAGGRGRRAGGGDGQGPRADGAGRSMGGPRAWALLCLGLLLPGGGAAWSVGGAAFSGRRNWCSYVVTRTVSCHVQNGTYLQRVLHNCPWPMSCPGSSYRTVVRPTYRVMYKTVTAREWKCCPGHSGVSCEEVAGSPELVEPAPWPGNSMRRMALRPTAFSGCLNCSRVLELTERLKVLEAKVAVLTISERAVPPTPAVLEGPAPLWGSPAAQGSPGGGGHQDRVGARGLPGPAGPKGDAGSRGPTGIRGPPGPQGPPGSPGQTGAAGTPGERGPPGLPGPPGPPGPPAPVGPPHARISQDGDPFLSNTFTETGSRWPQGPAGPPGAPGPIGPPGPPGPTGAPGSPGRVGPPGPTGPKGISGHPGEKGERGPRGEPGPQGSEGQRGDPGPKGDPGEKSHWGEGLHQLREALKILAERVLILETMIGLYEPELGSGAGPAGMGAPSLLRDKRGGHAASYRIVAPRSQNEKG, from the exons atggcaggcaggtgcaggagcctggGGCAGACCCTGCGGGGTTTGCACAGACAGGGAGAAACCCGGGGTCTCCATTCAGGCCTAGCATGCTCCAGCCCTGACCACGCAGCCCCCAGCCTCCGTTTCCCCATATTGCAACATAACCTGCATCCTAACCACCCCCAGCCCCGCAAAAGGGCCCACGCACAGCCGAGTGCAAGGACGCTGGGCTCAGGTGCGCACCTGGCCGGCCTCCTGGCGGGGGCGCCCCAGGCCCCCGGGGCTCCTTCCGGGTTGGCAGCAGCGGCGCAGGGGGCGGGGGGCCGCGCCGAGGGGCCGGGCGGCGGCCGGGAACGCGCGCTCCCACCCCCCGCCCGCCTCCTGCCGCTGCAAACCGGGCTCGGCGCGTCCGGGGCGGCTGGCGGCGCGGGCGGGCGGGGACGCCGGGCTGGGGGCGGCGACGGGCAGGGGCCGCGCGCGGACGGCGCCGGGCGCAGCATGGGCGGCCCGCGGGCCTGGGCGCTGCTCTGCCTCGGGCTTCTGCTCCCGGGAGGTGGCGCCGCGTGGAGCGTCGGGGGAGCGGCGTTCTCGGGACGCAG gaactggtgctcctatgtgGTGACCCGCACCGTATCATGCCACGTGCAAAATGGTACCTACCTTCAGCGCGTGCTACACAACTGCCCCTGGCCCATGAGCTGCCCAGGGAGCAG CTACAGAACCGTGGTGAGACCTACGTATAGAGTGATGTACAAGACAGTGACAGCCCGCGAGTGGAAGTGCTGCCCGGGACACTCGGGGGTGAGCTGCGAGGAAG TTGCAGGCTCCCCTGAGCTCGTGGAGCCAGCCCCGTGGCCTGGCAACAGCATGAGACGGATGGCACTCCGGCCCACGGCCTTCTCAG ggTGTCTTAACTGCAGCCGAGTGTTGGAGTTGACTGAGCGACTGAAGGTGCTAGAAGCCAAG GTGGCCGTGCTGACCATCTCCGAGCGGGCAGTGCCCCCAACCCCGGCTGTCCTTGAAGGCCCTGCCCCACTCTGGGGCTCCCCAGCTGCCCAGGGCAGCCCTGGAGGTGGAGGCCACCAAG ACCGAGTTGGTGCTCGGGGGCTGCCTGGCCCCGCCGGTCCCAAGGGAGATGCTGGCAGCCGGGGCCCAACAGGGATAAGAGGCCCTCCAG GTCCACAGGGTCCCCCGGGGAGCCCCGGCCAGACTGGAGCTGCAGGGACCCCTGGAGAAAGAGGCCCTCCAGGCCTGCCAGGCCCTCCCGGCCCTCCTGGGCCCCCAGCCCCTGTCGGGCCACCACATGCCCGCATCTCTCAGGATG GGGACCCATTCCTGTCTAACACCTTCACTGAGACGGGCAGCCGCTGGCCTCAGGGACCTGCTGGACCCCCAGGTGCCCCAGGACCCATTG GTCCCCCTGGACCTCCTGGCCCCACAGGTGCCCCCGGAAGTCCTGGACGCGTG GGACCCCCAGGCCCTACTGGACCCAAAGGGATCTCTGGCCACCCAGGCGAGAAGGGTGAGAGG GGACCTCGTGGAGAGCCTGGCCCCCAAGGCTCTGAGGGGCAGCGG GGTGACCCTGGCCCCAAGGGAGACCCTGGCGAGAAAAGCCACTGG GGAGAGGGATTGCACCAACTGCGCGAAGCTTTGAAGATTTTAGCTGAAAGGGTTTTaatcttggaaacaatgattgGCCTCTATG aaccagagctgggctccGGGGCAGGCCCTGCTGGCATGGGCGCCCCCAGCCTGCTTCGGGACAAGAGGGGAGGACATGCAGCCAGCTATCGGATCGTGGCCCCAAGGAGCCAGAATGAGAAGGGCTGA
- the EMID1 gene encoding EMI domain-containing protein 1 isoform X1, whose protein sequence is MAGRCRSLGQTLRGLHRQGETRGLHSGLACSSPDHAAPSLRFPILQHNLHPNHPQPRKRAHAQPSARTLGSGAHLAGLLAGAPQAPGAPSGLAAAAQGAGGRAEGPGGGRERALPPPARLLPLQTGLGASGAAGGAGGRGRRAGGGDGQGPRADGAGRSMGGPRAWALLCLGLLLPGGGAAWSVGGAAFSGRRNWCSYVVTRTVSCHVQNGTYLQRVLHNCPWPMSCPGSSYRTVVRPTYRVMYKTVTAREWKCCPGHSGVSCEEVAGSPELVEPAPWPGNSMRRMALRPTAFSALASPLPTGCLNCSRVLELTERLKVLEAKVAVLTISERAVPPTPAVLEGPAPLWGSPAAQGSPGGGGHQELPGAGQNLRAPVLPRDDRVGARGLPGPAGPKGDAGSRGPTGIRGPPGPQGPPGSPGQTGAAGTPGERGPPGLPGPPGPPGPPAPVGPPHARISQDGDPFLSNTFTETGSRWPQGPAGPPGAPGPIGPPGPPGPTGAPGSPGRVGPPGPTGPKGISGHPGEKGERGPRGEPGPQGSEGQRGDPGPKGDPGEKSHWGEGLHQLREALKILAERVLILETMIGLYEPELGSGAGPAGMGAPSLLRDKRGGHAASYRIVAPRSQNEKG, encoded by the exons atggcaggcaggtgcaggagcctggGGCAGACCCTGCGGGGTTTGCACAGACAGGGAGAAACCCGGGGTCTCCATTCAGGCCTAGCATGCTCCAGCCCTGACCACGCAGCCCCCAGCCTCCGTTTCCCCATATTGCAACATAACCTGCATCCTAACCACCCCCAGCCCCGCAAAAGGGCCCACGCACAGCCGAGTGCAAGGACGCTGGGCTCAGGTGCGCACCTGGCCGGCCTCCTGGCGGGGGCGCCCCAGGCCCCCGGGGCTCCTTCCGGGTTGGCAGCAGCGGCGCAGGGGGCGGGGGGCCGCGCCGAGGGGCCGGGCGGCGGCCGGGAACGCGCGCTCCCACCCCCCGCCCGCCTCCTGCCGCTGCAAACCGGGCTCGGCGCGTCCGGGGCGGCTGGCGGCGCGGGCGGGCGGGGACGCCGGGCTGGGGGCGGCGACGGGCAGGGGCCGCGCGCGGACGGCGCCGGGCGCAGCATGGGCGGCCCGCGGGCCTGGGCGCTGCTCTGCCTCGGGCTTCTGCTCCCGGGAGGTGGCGCCGCGTGGAGCGTCGGGGGAGCGGCGTTCTCGGGACGCAG gaactggtgctcctatgtgGTGACCCGCACCGTATCATGCCACGTGCAAAATGGTACCTACCTTCAGCGCGTGCTACACAACTGCCCCTGGCCCATGAGCTGCCCAGGGAGCAG CTACAGAACCGTGGTGAGACCTACGTATAGAGTGATGTACAAGACAGTGACAGCCCGCGAGTGGAAGTGCTGCCCGGGACACTCGGGGGTGAGCTGCGAGGAAG TTGCAGGCTCCCCTGAGCTCGTGGAGCCAGCCCCGTGGCCTGGCAACAGCATGAGACGGATGGCACTCCGGCCCACGGCCTTCTCAG ccctggcctcccctctccccacagggTGTCTTAACTGCAGCCGAGTGTTGGAGTTGACTGAGCGACTGAAGGTGCTAGAAGCCAAG GTGGCCGTGCTGACCATCTCCGAGCGGGCAGTGCCCCCAACCCCGGCTGTCCTTGAAGGCCCTGCCCCACTCTGGGGCTCCCCAGCTGCCCAGGGCAGCCCTGGAGGTGGAGGCCACCAAG AGCTGCCAGGAGCTGGCCAGAACCTGAGGGCCCCAGTGCTTCCGCGAGATG ACCGAGTTGGTGCTCGGGGGCTGCCTGGCCCCGCCGGTCCCAAGGGAGATGCTGGCAGCCGGGGCCCAACAGGGATAAGAGGCCCTCCAG GTCCACAGGGTCCCCCGGGGAGCCCCGGCCAGACTGGAGCTGCAGGGACCCCTGGAGAAAGAGGCCCTCCAGGCCTGCCAGGCCCTCCCGGCCCTCCTGGGCCCCCAGCCCCTGTCGGGCCACCACATGCCCGCATCTCTCAGGATG GGGACCCATTCCTGTCTAACACCTTCACTGAGACGGGCAGCCGCTGGCCTCAGGGACCTGCTGGACCCCCAGGTGCCCCAGGACCCATTG GTCCCCCTGGACCTCCTGGCCCCACAGGTGCCCCCGGAAGTCCTGGACGCGTG GGACCCCCAGGCCCTACTGGACCCAAAGGGATCTCTGGCCACCCAGGCGAGAAGGGTGAGAGG GGACCTCGTGGAGAGCCTGGCCCCCAAGGCTCTGAGGGGCAGCGG GGTGACCCTGGCCCCAAGGGAGACCCTGGCGAGAAAAGCCACTGG GGAGAGGGATTGCACCAACTGCGCGAAGCTTTGAAGATTTTAGCTGAAAGGGTTTTaatcttggaaacaatgattgGCCTCTATG aaccagagctgggctccGGGGCAGGCCCTGCTGGCATGGGCGCCCCCAGCCTGCTTCGGGACAAGAGGGGAGGACATGCAGCCAGCTATCGGATCGTGGCCCCAAGGAGCCAGAATGAGAAGGGCTGA